The following coding sequences are from one Triticum aestivum cultivar Chinese Spring chromosome 5A, IWGSC CS RefSeq v2.1, whole genome shotgun sequence window:
- the LOC123102471 gene encoding ubiquitin-related modifier 1 homolog — MHLTLEFGGGLELLLEKSTKVHKVDVQPRDGEDKATMKGLLSWVKSNLIKERPEMFIKDDSVRPGVLVLINDCDWELCGGLDAELEDKDVVVFISTLHGG, encoded by the exons ATGCATCTCACTCTTGAATTCGG GGGCGGTCTGGAGCTTCTCCTAGAGAAATCCACCAAGGTACACAAGGTGGATGTCCAGCCCAGGGACGGTGAAGACAAG GCCACTATGAAGGGATTGCTCTCTTGGGTGAAGTCCAATTTGATCAAGGAGCGGCCAGAGATGTTCATCAAGGATGACTCTGT GAGGCCTGGGGTTCTTGTCCTTATAAATGACTGCGACTGGGAGTTGTGTGGAGGCCTTGATGCAGAGTTGGAAGATAAGGACGTGGTTGTCTTCATCTCCACACTGCACGGTGGTTAA